In Desulfuribacillus stibiiarsenatis, the genomic window AATCTGTTCATCTATAGAAAATGGCTTCGTGCTTTCTGGAATAAATTGATGATCCAGCTTTGAAAGTCTTAGCATATTCGAACTTAAATGGCTCAGCCTTTTTGTCTCTTCTATAATAATGTTTGTATACGCCTGATAATTCTCTTCCGATATATTCTTATCCTGGAGCATTTCAGCGAACCCTTGTATAGAAGCAATTGGTGTTTTCAGTTCATGGGATACATTGCTGATAAAATCTTTTCGAAGGTATTCCATATTTCCAAGTTCTTGCGTCATTAAATTGAAATTTCGTGCCAAAACCCCAATTTCATCGTTGCTTTTATAGTCTATTTTCATTGAAAAATTACCCTTCGCAACCTCTTTTGTTGCATCACTAATTCGGATAATTGGATTAGAAATCTTTCTAATCGCGTAATATAAAAGGCCACTTCCTAAGGCTACACATAAGAGTAACGTGACCAACATATATCTACCAAATAGCACATGTGCTTGATTTATGCTCATATCCTCATGGTAATGGAATGCTAGGAAAAGTACCGTCATTAGACCAAAAGAAACAATGCATGACAGGAATACAATTCCAATGGCTATCAAGGTCCCCTTCGCACGAATTGAATTTGAGATTTTTTTAATCATAATTTTTCTCCGCCTTGTAGCCTAGTCCTCTGATTGTAATGATTGTGAACTCCGGCCGGTCCTCAAATTTTTTACGCAGCTTTTTAATGTGGCTATCCACCGTTCGCTCGTCAACGTCTGTGTCCATTCCCCAAATTTCATCTATTAGCTGTTGCCTAGTAAAAATTCGCTTTGGATAGCTTAACAATTTAAAAAGCAATAGAAATTCTTTTTTTGGAAGTTCCATTTCGATACCAGGCCCATTTATGCTCAATTTATCATAGTCGAGTACAAGTTCTCCTATGACAATTTTGTGTTCATTCGCAATTTTAGCTCGTCGTAATAAAGCAGCTACCCTTAGAACCATCTCGTTCATATCGATAGGCTTCACCATATAATCGTCAGAACCTAGCCTAAAACCTTTTTCCTTGTCCGAAAAGGCTTCCTTGGCGGTAACCACCAAAATTGGCATGGTATATTTCGCTTCTCTAAGACTTTTAATAAGCTCAAATCCATCCATTTTTGGCATCATAATATCACAGATAATTAAATCGACATGTTGTTCTTCAATAATTCCAAGGGCTTCACGGCCATTTTCTGCTTGCAAAACTTTATACCCTGCTTGTTCTAAACGAGTTTTCATTAACATCAATAAATTTTTATTGTCCTCAGCTACCAATATTTGAAACATAGCAAACCTACTTTATCGGAAACATTATTCTCAGAGCAAACTAACAGACGGATGGGTAAAATCCTCTCAATCAAACTCTAGTTTAAAAATGTGACCTCAATGTGACCATAGCTAAAAAAATGTAACCGCTTAATAACATGGTGCCTTACAATTTAATATGATCCATGTAATAATACCTTTAAATACATTTATAGTTAGAGTTTTTCAAGTTTTTCAAGTTTTTCAAGTACTCTAAGCTCTACGATGGAGGTATTATTCATGGATGAAATAACCCAAGTAAAAATCCAGTTCCGTAAGGAACAGTGGTCAAAGCTAATAATGGAATGCCAAGATAAATACTCTTTCATCTATTTCATGTTTATGAAGAGTTTCTTTAATTTCAAGAATAAGAGTCTCTAAGTCTTTTAATTCACGATCTCTCATATTAATACTATTAACCTTTTTGTAAGCTAAAAAAGTGGATGTTGATATATTTTTACTAGTTTCGATTAATGATATTAAATTTGTCTTCTTCTCTATATAAACATCGTTTTCCATCAACCGTCTCTCCTCGCTAAATATTTTATATTATAGCAAAATAAAACGTCGAAAATAGTCGAGTTATGTCGCAATAACTAAATGTTTTAGTTTTTTAGTTCTATAATTATAAAAATCATTTTAATTAAAGTGCTCTCTATAAGTAAAATAGGAAAGCCTACTATAATACTTTCCTAGTAGACTTTCCTATTTACTACCTCTTTGCTTTCCATGATTTAAACTATTATAAGTGCTTCTCTAACTTGTTTTCTTTTTCTTGCCCTCTTTTTTATTTTTTATCCATTGATTGTCTTTGATTGTGTAAACGGTCCTCTTACTATGAATACCATCCCTAACCTCTTTCCAATATTTCTCAGCACACTTTTATCAATATAGCCCCTATCCTTAATCTCTATCTGTGGTGGTATAAATAGTTTGAGGCTTTATTTTGAATTGCACTTTAATCAACATACGTATGCCCGATGTTATTTCTGTTTGTCAGACCAAAGTTTGCCATCGCTTCCTTTCGGCAAGGATACCTTTTCAATTAAGAATTGTACTTGGCATTATCAACCCAAGCTCGGCACTTTCACCCGTTTGAATGTGCCCATACTGGGCGCATGAAATATCGCCAACCACAATAAAGTGATTGGCGAGAAAAAGATATCAGTACTCTTCCTGTTCAATTAAGTGGGGCGACAATACTTTACTTTACTTTATTTTATTTATGGCTGTTTTAATTAACATTATTTCTACTGTATTGCTATCCTAAATGTTGAATACATATTTTTTGAAAATGCTGAATTTTCATCAAAAGGTGCTGGAAAAGCTAAAATTTGAAAAGGCAAATTATTCATCTTTGATGGTGGTAGATAAATATCATATACATTCGTCTGCCCTGGTTCAACTGAGGCATAGTTGACTAATTTGTTTTCTATTTGAACTTGCTGCCAATCATATAAAGCTATTAACGAGTAATCTAACTTTTGATTATTCATATTTCCAACTAACA contains:
- a CDS encoding sensor histidine kinase, with the translated sequence MIKKISNSIRAKGTLIAIGIVFLSCIVSFGLMTVLFLAFHYHEDMSINQAHVLFGRYMLVTLLLCVALGSGLLYYAIRKISNPIIRISDATKEVAKGNFSMKIDYKSNDEIGVLARNFNLMTQELGNMEYLRKDFISNVSHELKTPIASIQGFAEMLQDKNISEENYQAYTNIIIEETKRLSHLSSNMLRLSKLDHQFIPESTKPFSIDEQIRRTIVLLDEKWSNRNIEFDINLEKIVYFGDEALIQQIWLNLIDNAIKFSNQSGTIFIEAKKTLDKVVIEIRDDGIGIREIDQQRIFEKFFQADKSHSKEGSGLGLAIVKKIVEIYGGEIDFTSEVGCGSSFIVSLPLKK
- a CDS encoding response regulator transcription factor — encoded protein: MFQILVAEDNKNLLMLMKTRLEQAGYKVLQAENGREALGIIEEQHVDLIICDIMMPKMDGFELIKSLREAKYTMPILVVTAKEAFSDKEKGFRLGSDDYMVKPIDMNEMVLRVAALLRRAKIANEHKIVIGELVLDYDKLSINGPGIEMELPKKEFLLLFKLLSYPKRIFTRQQLIDEIWGMDTDVDERTVDSHIKKLRKKFEDRPEFTIITIRGLGYKAEKNYD